tactaatttgccataacgcacgacgtcgtaaacaatctgcaacaatcctgaaaccgacccgcaaaaagcgcttcgttgtagcgcttctaggggaatccagaaaactggattcaccctccggatagcgatacactcctgcaaccaatctgcaacagtagcgctaaagacctgtgcgttaccattgttgcgggttcttcaaagtccctcctcccgagcctgtcctccaaacttccggcgaactgttcgccattttttttttctccgagcgagcggggatctacgaggcaacgggacagcgactggctttcaagcacgatcactttcggaaattctgcccggacaccacaagagtttttcacaagcacagtggcacacaccgtcacgttcccaaaatttgcccaaagcttaaaaccccgtctaccatcggccagtcctagcggagtcaacgtacagggagcattttaaaaaattttcctctgagcgtgccaacgaacattcgccgctcgcagtctcctgcttagcttagaggggttcaatagacgtgattcgtggtgatttcatgaggggcggcttatgtgtagtgggtctttgtgtggttcccagtgcgtgcttgtgcttgggtgcggacaaccccttccattggcggctagacctccggcaagcggagttgccgtcccccgttcattttaaaaaattttcctctgagcgtgccaacgaacggtcgccgctcgcagtctcctgcttagcttacaggggttcaatagacatgattcgaggtgatatcatgaggggcggcttatgtgtagtgggtctttgtgtggttcccggtgcgtgcttgtgcttgggtgcggacaaccccttccattggcggctagacctccggcaagcggagtcgccgtcccccgttcattttaaaaaacattcctctgagcgtgccaacgaacgtacgccagttacatgtcatgtttggttgatttatgctgtggctggtgaatattattggggaactgccgagtactgccgcacttgctctcggttgaacaccggcatgcgtttgtgtaatggcggacattttcctaaaatggctcccgctgcatgttcaaactgctcttctcgcgtgtaaacgaatacgcgcatgcgttaagtcaaacaacaagggcgccaatctggccattaggagcagatcctgttcccgcgcgaggagttttgaacgtgacatgtgacctgatgtggccaatgtgcgtgtcccctgctgccctccaccaatcaggagccggctagtccctttgtctttgtgtgcgggaaggtatatgatccgttgcaccctgcacctcccaccaccattttgctcagctactagcaaaagcaacatggaatcgtcttctcaagcctcgtccgtccctgcaaccggccgtggcccaacttggagggacgcggagatcagggacctgatcgggattttctcggaggagaaaatccaggacgcgttccagtcctcccacaggaatagggaggtttttgaacaagtggctattaagatgcgcgccctgggccacaacaggaccggccttgaatgccggtcgaagaccaagacaatgagggcagagtacatgagagccgtgaaccataacaagggttccggcaacgaaaaggtgacctgcccctacttcgaggagcagcgccagctgtacggggacggggaaggatccggcaggccgaagcgcgtcggccggagccttaaggtggttcggaagccggctgccccggtcgaggaaccacccgctgaggaggatcccggcgagggaacctcctccagctttcgccctccaccccccgtccagcaacgagccgcggaatcggtaacgctggacctgatcgccatcgttcctggggagccagaggaggctcctgagcaaacgccccttgcctccggtaagtgattttctttttattttatatttccttttaagcaaatgtgtgttctgacgtttgggcatcgttttctcgtgtgttcgttgcaacgcataatacggtaggctgtggagagcttgctgtggttactatttgaaacggttttaattttataattttataatttaatttttaaaagattttaaaagaaggtaggctgtggagtgcttgctgtggttactatttgaaacggttttaattttataattttataatttaatttttaaaagattttaaaagaaggtaggctgtggagtgcttgctgtggttactatttgaaacggttttaattttataattttataatttaatttttaaaagattttaaaagaaggtaggctgtggagtgcttgctgtggttactatttgaaacggttttaattttataatttaattttaatttttaaaagatttattaagatggttggctgtggagtgcttgatgtggttagtatttgaaacggtcatgtttaaccaacagccccaaaatatttgcagcatgcctcgcccataggccttctgcagtactttggctcacaactttgggagcttgctttgtggttcatggtgtatgcttgctcgtttttcactattttctgctcttgtccacagagacacagttgccagggacggggcccctagagtctccagcagcacctgacgtggatagtgattcgggggcatcaactaacattggtaggtattagtaaaaataggggg
This region of Paroedura picta isolate Pp20150507F chromosome 14, Ppicta_v3.0, whole genome shotgun sequence genomic DNA includes:
- the LOC143823815 gene encoding uncharacterized protein LOC143823815, producing MIRCTLHLPPPFCSATSKSNMESSSQASSVPATGRGPTWRDAEIRDLIGIFSEEKIQDAFQSSHRNREVFEQVAIKMRALGHNRTGLECRSKTKTMRAEYMRAVNHNKGSGNEKVTCPYFEEQRQLYGDGEGSGRPKRVGRSLKVVRKPAAPVEEPPAEEDPGEGTSSSFRPPPPVQQRAAESVTLDLIAIVPGEPEEAPEQTPLASETQLPGTGPLESPAAPDVDSDSGASTNIDFIPGTQEEEQPRVLGPPARRRRIQIQDEVLSDEEEEPPLAPGSPPPRGALPAEERLTRERGRLRRVSVLTSVGERLLEHCYEESRRAAAADQAMLTLIAQEGRKLRAVLRETNQILREGVEEVRLIRRLMERAVAVMERAYPPQIAPPPPPTPTPPLPAPTPPTPSQNASTQTRRRTILGKRKIKPADKYSPS